The proteins below are encoded in one region of Paenarthrobacter ilicis:
- a CDS encoding glycoside hydrolase family 2 TIM barrel-domain containing protein, whose product MTTSYITDAGPGSGARLPARSWLHTDAPTLSLNGTWRFRLLPGAPGTPGGRGVLPAGEPTEGVGTEDLDDSGWDQIPVPAHWVLEGDGRYGRPIYTNVQFPFPTDAPHVPDENPTGDYRRSFELPAEWKDAERLVLRFDGVESRYKVWLNGSEIGVGTGSRLVQEFDVTKAARPGQNVLAVRVHQWSASSYVEDQDQWWMPGIFRDVTLQARPAKGIDDAWLRTSYANNSGVIDPEITADNAAYPVRLSVPELDVDVVWNSPAEVAPVAIAAVEPWSAEVPRLYNATVSSDGETISLRLGFRTVEIKGDRFLVNGKRVVFHGVNRHETHPDRGRVFDEDFARQDLALMKKFNVNAIRTSHYPPHPRLLDIADELGFWVILECDLETHGFERHGWVGNPSDDPAWREAYLDRMERTVERDKNHPSIVMWSLGNESGSGSNLAAMSAWTHARDTGRPVHYEGDYTGAYTDVYSRMYSSVPETEAIGRDDSGSLLLGCSASESARQRTKPFILCEYVHAMGNGPGAIDQYEDLVDRYPRLHGGFVWEWRDHGIRTTDANGKEFFAYGGDFGEVVHDGNFVMDGMVLSDSTPSPGLFEYKQIVAPLRLGFSTETHDDGTRRSVSVANLRHTADASDVVLRWRTEVDGEVTASGELDVDSSAGVPLAAGASTTIELPDLEAGDAAGEHWLTVEAVLRKDTAWAEAGHVISFAQLDLNNGRHSVVAPRPLSSVMRAAGHVEGDVALGQARFEEGRLVSLAGLPVSGPRLELWRAPTDNDCGAGRGSYDLADPWLNNGDGVAAPSLEKVWRDAGLNRLTARVEKVSASGSGVSVRTRYAAADVAHWVTVEEDWQLLDGELFLRVDIVPSAGWDIIWPRVGVRFDLPASVDGASWFGAGPRESYPDSMHATQVGRFSAGIDDLAVTYAKPQETGHRSNVRSLELGNSGNPWLEITAIPDSRDRLPGFTLTRHSAQEVSGAAHPHELPTSRGSYLYLDAAQHGLGSRACGPDVWPQYALRPDARTMTFRFTEAD is encoded by the coding sequence ATGACCACCAGCTACATCACGGATGCCGGCCCGGGATCAGGCGCAAGACTCCCTGCCCGCTCCTGGCTGCACACAGATGCTCCCACCCTGTCCCTGAATGGGACGTGGCGTTTCCGCCTGCTCCCGGGAGCTCCGGGCACACCCGGAGGCCGGGGTGTCCTCCCCGCGGGCGAGCCCACTGAAGGCGTGGGCACGGAAGATCTGGATGATTCGGGATGGGACCAGATCCCGGTTCCCGCCCACTGGGTCCTGGAAGGCGATGGCCGCTACGGCCGGCCCATCTACACCAACGTCCAGTTTCCCTTCCCCACCGATGCACCCCATGTTCCGGATGAGAACCCCACCGGCGATTACCGCCGAAGCTTCGAGCTGCCTGCTGAATGGAAGGACGCCGAACGCCTGGTCCTGAGGTTCGACGGCGTCGAATCCCGTTACAAGGTCTGGCTCAACGGCAGCGAAATCGGTGTGGGTACCGGCAGCCGGCTGGTCCAGGAATTCGACGTCACCAAGGCAGCACGCCCCGGACAGAACGTTCTGGCTGTGCGGGTCCACCAATGGTCGGCCTCCAGCTACGTGGAGGATCAGGACCAGTGGTGGATGCCGGGCATCTTCCGCGACGTCACGCTGCAGGCCCGCCCTGCCAAGGGCATCGACGACGCCTGGTTGCGGACGTCCTACGCCAACAACTCCGGCGTCATCGATCCCGAAATCACGGCTGACAACGCCGCCTACCCGGTGCGGCTGTCCGTACCCGAGCTGGACGTCGACGTCGTCTGGAACTCTCCTGCCGAGGTAGCCCCGGTGGCGATCGCCGCCGTCGAGCCCTGGTCCGCAGAGGTTCCGCGCCTCTACAACGCCACCGTGTCCAGCGATGGGGAAACCATTTCGCTGCGCCTGGGATTCCGGACCGTGGAGATCAAGGGCGACCGGTTCCTGGTGAACGGCAAGCGCGTGGTGTTCCATGGCGTCAACAGGCATGAGACCCACCCTGACCGCGGCCGCGTGTTTGACGAGGACTTTGCCCGCCAGGACCTTGCGTTGATGAAGAAGTTCAACGTCAACGCCATCCGCACCAGCCACTACCCGCCGCATCCCCGCCTGTTGGACATCGCGGACGAGCTGGGCTTCTGGGTGATCCTCGAATGCGATCTTGAAACCCACGGCTTTGAACGGCACGGCTGGGTGGGTAACCCCAGCGATGATCCCGCGTGGCGTGAAGCGTACCTGGACCGCATGGAACGGACCGTGGAGCGGGACAAGAACCACCCCTCGATCGTCATGTGGTCCCTGGGCAACGAGTCGGGCAGCGGCTCCAACCTGGCTGCGATGTCCGCATGGACGCACGCCCGGGACACTGGCCGCCCCGTCCACTACGAAGGCGACTACACCGGCGCCTATACAGACGTGTATTCCCGGATGTACTCCTCCGTGCCGGAAACCGAAGCGATCGGCCGGGACGACTCCGGCTCGTTGCTTTTGGGGTGCTCCGCATCGGAGTCCGCACGCCAGCGGACCAAACCGTTCATCCTCTGCGAATACGTCCATGCCATGGGCAACGGACCCGGCGCAATCGACCAGTACGAGGACCTGGTGGACCGCTACCCGAGGCTGCACGGCGGCTTTGTGTGGGAGTGGCGGGACCACGGCATCCGCACCACGGACGCCAACGGCAAGGAGTTCTTTGCCTACGGCGGGGACTTCGGCGAAGTGGTCCACGACGGCAACTTCGTGATGGACGGCATGGTCCTTTCCGATTCCACCCCCAGCCCAGGACTCTTCGAGTACAAGCAGATCGTCGCTCCCCTCCGCTTGGGCTTCAGCACGGAAACGCACGACGACGGCACCCGCCGTTCCGTCTCCGTTGCCAACCTGCGGCACACGGCTGATGCGTCCGACGTCGTCCTGCGCTGGCGCACCGAAGTGGACGGCGAGGTAACCGCGTCCGGTGAGCTCGACGTCGACTCTTCCGCAGGTGTACCGCTGGCGGCTGGTGCCTCCACAACGATTGAACTGCCGGACCTTGAAGCGGGGGACGCAGCAGGCGAGCACTGGCTCACTGTGGAAGCGGTCCTGCGCAAGGACACGGCCTGGGCTGAGGCGGGCCATGTCATCTCGTTCGCGCAGCTGGACCTGAACAATGGCCGGCACTCCGTGGTGGCACCCCGCCCGTTGTCCTCCGTGATGCGGGCAGCCGGGCACGTGGAAGGCGACGTGGCATTGGGCCAGGCACGGTTTGAGGAGGGCCGCTTGGTTTCCCTGGCAGGCCTCCCGGTGTCCGGCCCGCGGCTGGAACTGTGGCGCGCACCCACGGACAACGATTGTGGCGCGGGGCGCGGCAGCTACGACCTCGCCGATCCGTGGTTGAACAACGGCGACGGCGTTGCTGCACCTTCCCTGGAAAAGGTGTGGCGCGATGCCGGGTTGAACAGGTTGACGGCCCGGGTGGAGAAGGTCTCGGCCAGCGGATCGGGCGTCTCCGTCCGTACACGCTACGCTGCGGCCGACGTCGCCCACTGGGTCACTGTGGAGGAGGACTGGCAACTGCTGGATGGCGAGCTCTTCCTGCGCGTGGACATTGTGCCCAGCGCCGGATGGGACATCATCTGGCCCCGCGTAGGTGTCCGCTTTGACCTGCCGGCATCTGTGGACGGTGCTTCCTGGTTTGGAGCAGGTCCGCGTGAGTCCTACCCGGACAGCATGCATGCCACCCAGGTGGGACGCTTCTCAGCGGGAATCGACGATCTCGCCGTGACGTACGCGAAGCCGCAGGAAACCGGGCACCGCAGCAACGTCCGCTCGCTGGAACTGGGCAACTCCGGGAATCCTTGGCTGGAGATCACGGCCATCCCGGACTCCCGGGACAGGCTGCCGGGGTTCACCCTCACGCGGCACAGTGCACAGGAGGTCTCAGGAGCGGCGCATCCGCATGAGTTGCCAACAAGCCGCGGCAGCTATTTGTACCTGGACGCCGCCCAGCATGGTTTGGGGTCCAGGGCCTGCGGGCCGGACGTCTGGCCGCAGTACGCCTTGCGTCCCGACGCCCGGACCATGACGTTCCGGTTCACTGAAGCGGACTAA
- a CDS encoding MFS transporter: MSAPDVTGAPAASDGPPPGPRPAGSRRPAGSKRRLHPAWIVAAVAFLALVGAAGFRAAPGVLMVPLQQEFGWSTTVLSLAVSINLVLFGLTAPFAAALMERFGIRTVTSLALCLIGLGSALTVLVNQSWQILLTWGVLIGLGTGSMALVFAATIANTWFAKSRGLVIGILTAGSAAGQLVFLPFIAALAQDPGWRGASLLIAAGALAVVPLVLRWLRNSPADVGALPYGAEVADAGTPTAGTPAAVTASAPPVAVPVTNDSSNAAVRALQVLKRASRVRTFWALAAGFAICGATTNGLIGTHFIPSAHDHGMPETTAAGLLAVVGIFDIVGTIASGWLTDRFNPKVLLAVYYQFRGIGLLVLPMLLDSSVQPSMIIFVVVYGLDWVATVPPTAAICRSVFGADGSVVFGWVFAAHQLGAAAAALAAGFIRDSTGHYNYAWLGAAAMCTVAAVISATIRKDSAKKEPVAVT, from the coding sequence ATGAGTGCTCCCGACGTCACCGGGGCGCCTGCTGCCAGTGATGGCCCGCCTCCTGGTCCCCGTCCAGCGGGATCCAGGCGTCCAGCGGGGTCCAAGCGCCGCCTCCATCCCGCGTGGATCGTGGCTGCCGTAGCATTCCTGGCCTTGGTGGGCGCGGCGGGCTTCCGTGCCGCGCCGGGTGTCCTCATGGTTCCGCTGCAGCAGGAATTCGGCTGGTCCACCACGGTGTTGTCCTTGGCCGTCAGCATCAACCTGGTGCTGTTCGGCCTGACCGCCCCCTTTGCTGCGGCCCTGATGGAACGCTTCGGCATCCGGACGGTTACCTCGCTGGCGTTGTGCCTGATTGGCCTGGGCTCGGCCCTCACGGTGTTGGTCAACCAGTCGTGGCAGATCCTGTTGACCTGGGGTGTGCTGATCGGTCTGGGTACCGGCTCCATGGCCCTGGTTTTCGCCGCCACGATCGCCAACACGTGGTTCGCCAAGAGTCGCGGCCTGGTGATCGGCATCCTGACAGCGGGCAGCGCCGCCGGGCAGTTGGTGTTCCTCCCGTTCATCGCCGCGCTGGCACAGGACCCCGGATGGCGTGGGGCTTCACTGCTGATCGCGGCCGGTGCGTTGGCCGTTGTACCGCTGGTACTGAGGTGGCTGCGGAACTCGCCCGCCGACGTCGGGGCCTTGCCTTATGGTGCGGAAGTCGCCGACGCCGGGACGCCCACGGCTGGAACTCCTGCTGCCGTTACGGCCTCTGCGCCTCCGGTGGCGGTTCCCGTAACGAACGATTCCAGCAATGCCGCAGTCCGGGCGTTGCAGGTGCTCAAACGCGCCAGCAGGGTCCGCACTTTTTGGGCCTTGGCGGCCGGTTTCGCGATTTGCGGGGCCACAACCAACGGCTTGATCGGGACCCACTTCATACCCTCAGCACACGATCACGGCATGCCCGAAACCACAGCGGCAGGCCTGCTGGCCGTCGTCGGAATTTTCGACATCGTGGGAACCATCGCCTCGGGCTGGTTGACTGACCGCTTCAATCCCAAGGTGCTGCTGGCCGTCTACTACCAATTCCGCGGGATCGGGCTATTGGTATTGCCGATGCTGCTGGATTCATCGGTGCAACCCAGCATGATCATTTTTGTGGTGGTGTACGGGCTGGACTGGGTTGCCACCGTCCCGCCCACAGCCGCGATTTGCCGTTCGGTGTTCGGCGCCGACGGCTCCGTGGTGTTCGGGTGGGTGTTTGCCGCCCACCAACTGGGTGCTGCCGCGGCAGCACTCGCTGCAGGTTTCATCCGCGATTCGACGGGCCACTACAACTACGCCTGGCTTGGGGCCGCCGCCATGTGCACGGTGGCCGCCGTCATCAGCGCCACCATCCGCAAGGACTCAGCCAAGAAGGAACCCGTGGCGGTCACCTGA
- a CDS encoding winged helix-turn-helix transcriptional regulator: MPLRSDWSARSCSLARGLDVLGDPWGTLVLRELFFGNGRFDAIKQRLEVADNVLSKRLGWLVDAGLVARRSYVDGSRTRQEYVLTPKGEDTLPVLNAIIIWAEKHAEAPDDASHMRVIHTGCGRTTSSADTCRHCGAALNAANTSWHSGKRSGQPVRLAVAPVGSGSEAEISA, from the coding sequence ATGCCTCTTCGATCTGACTGGTCTGCCCGTTCCTGCAGCCTCGCCCGCGGCCTGGACGTCCTGGGTGACCCCTGGGGCACCTTGGTGCTGCGGGAACTCTTCTTCGGCAATGGTCGCTTCGATGCCATCAAGCAGCGCCTTGAGGTGGCAGACAACGTCCTCAGCAAGCGCTTGGGATGGCTGGTTGACGCGGGGTTGGTTGCCCGGCGTTCCTACGTGGACGGCTCACGGACGCGCCAGGAATACGTCCTCACTCCCAAGGGGGAGGACACGTTGCCTGTTCTCAACGCCATCATCATCTGGGCAGAGAAGCATGCTGAGGCTCCCGACGACGCTTCGCATATGCGCGTGATCCACACTGGATGTGGCCGGACAACGTCCTCTGCCGATACCTGCAGGCACTGCGGTGCGGCGCTGAATGCCGCGAATACCAGTTGGCATAGCGGCAAACGCAGTGGGCAGCCGGTTCGCCTGGCTGTAGCTCCCGTTGGCAGCGGCAGTGAAGCGGAAATCTCCGCATGA
- a CDS encoding cystathionine gamma-synthase — protein MPANNNAGFNTRAVHAGQAFEPRTGAVVPPLHFSTTYAQDGIGGLRSGYEYGRGGNPTRDALQEQLAALEGGTAAFSFGSGLAAEDSLIRAVTRPGDHIVLGNDAYGGTYRLIDRVLGDWGIGNTPVDMADLDAVAAAVAANKTRLVWVETPSNPMMKITDIEALAAVAHDAGALLVVDNTFASPYLQTPLALGADVVVHSTTKYIGGHSDVVGGAIVVKDAELAEKIGFIQFAVGAVSGPMDAFLTTRGLKTLGVRMDRHSENGQAVAEWLLQRPEVEAVLYPGLPDHPGHGLAAKQMKKFGGMVSVQFKGGEAAARTVAESTSVFTLAESLGGIESLMNYPSEMTHASVKGTELAVPVNLLRLSCGIEDAEDLIADLEQAFAKIG, from the coding sequence ATGCCTGCCAACAACAACGCCGGGTTCAACACCCGTGCAGTCCACGCCGGCCAAGCTTTCGAGCCGCGGACCGGAGCTGTTGTCCCGCCGCTTCACTTCAGCACCACCTACGCGCAGGACGGCATTGGTGGGCTCCGGTCCGGCTACGAGTACGGGCGCGGCGGAAACCCCACGCGCGATGCCCTGCAGGAGCAGCTGGCAGCCCTGGAAGGTGGCACCGCAGCATTCTCCTTCGGCTCGGGATTGGCCGCTGAAGACTCACTGATCCGTGCCGTTACCCGGCCGGGAGACCACATTGTGCTGGGCAACGACGCCTACGGTGGAACGTACCGTTTGATCGACCGCGTGCTGGGTGACTGGGGCATCGGCAACACCCCTGTGGACATGGCCGACTTGGACGCAGTTGCCGCCGCCGTTGCCGCGAACAAGACCCGCCTGGTGTGGGTGGAGACACCGTCCAACCCAATGATGAAAATCACCGACATCGAGGCGCTCGCCGCCGTTGCGCACGACGCCGGTGCCCTCCTGGTGGTGGACAACACTTTCGCGTCGCCCTACTTGCAGACACCGCTGGCCCTGGGTGCCGACGTCGTGGTCCACTCCACGACGAAGTACATTGGCGGACACTCGGACGTGGTGGGCGGTGCGATCGTGGTAAAGGATGCAGAGCTCGCCGAAAAGATCGGCTTTATCCAGTTCGCCGTGGGTGCCGTTTCCGGTCCCATGGATGCTTTCCTGACCACTCGTGGCCTCAAGACCCTTGGCGTCCGCATGGACCGCCACAGCGAGAACGGACAGGCCGTTGCAGAGTGGCTGCTGCAGCGTCCCGAGGTGGAAGCAGTCCTCTACCCGGGACTTCCGGACCACCCCGGGCACGGACTTGCTGCCAAGCAGATGAAGAAATTCGGCGGCATGGTGTCCGTCCAGTTCAAGGGTGGCGAGGCAGCAGCCCGCACAGTGGCGGAGTCCACATCCGTGTTCACGCTGGCCGAATCCCTGGGTGGCATTGAATCGCTGATGAACTACCCGTCGGAAATGACCCATGCCTCGGTCAAAGGCACCGAACTGGCCGTGCCGGTGAACCTCCTCCGGCTCTCCTGCGGCATTGAGGACGCCGAAGACCTGATCGCCGACCTGGAGCAGGCGTTCGCCAAAATCGGCTAA
- a CDS encoding cystathionine beta-synthase — MKYAQSVLDLIGNTPLVKLNHVTEGIKATLLVKLEYINPGGSIKDRIAVKMIEDAEKDGRLLPGGTIVEPTSGNTGVGLALVAQQKGYKCVFVVPDKVGEDKRSVLKAYGAEVVVTPTAVPPDSPQSYYGVSDRLVKEIPGAFKPDQFSNPAAPASHYESTGPEIWNDTDGKVTHVVIGAGTGGTITGTGRFLRDVSANRAEADGGRVRIIGADPKGSVYSGGTGRPYFVEGVGEDMWPGNYDASVPDDVIAVTDADSFSMTRRLAREEGLLVGGSSGMAVVAALQAAKDLDESAVMVVVLPDSGRGYLGKIFNDQWMRSYGFLSGGEEASVGEVLKSKTGEMPDLVHIHPNETVRDVINIMNEFGVSHIPVLSQEPPVVMGEVLGAVDERSLTTKLFRGEATLADKISEHMGERLPVIGSLETLSDARELLSDVDTLMVTFAGAPVGILTRHDLLAYLSN; from the coding sequence ATGAAGTACGCCCAGTCTGTGTTGGACCTGATCGGCAACACACCACTCGTCAAGCTCAACCACGTCACCGAAGGCATCAAAGCCACCCTTCTGGTGAAGCTTGAATACATCAATCCCGGCGGTTCCATCAAGGACCGGATCGCCGTGAAGATGATCGAAGACGCGGAAAAAGACGGCCGGCTGCTGCCCGGCGGAACCATCGTCGAGCCAACGTCCGGCAACACCGGTGTGGGCCTGGCATTGGTCGCCCAGCAGAAGGGCTACAAGTGCGTCTTCGTTGTCCCTGACAAAGTGGGCGAGGACAAGCGGTCAGTACTGAAGGCCTACGGCGCCGAGGTAGTGGTGACCCCCACCGCAGTGCCCCCTGACAGCCCGCAAAGCTACTACGGAGTGTCCGACCGCCTGGTCAAGGAGATTCCCGGAGCGTTCAAACCTGACCAGTTCTCCAACCCGGCGGCGCCCGCCAGCCACTACGAGTCCACCGGTCCGGAAATCTGGAACGACACCGACGGGAAAGTCACCCACGTGGTGATAGGCGCCGGCACCGGCGGAACCATCACCGGCACGGGCCGCTTCCTCCGCGACGTGTCCGCCAACCGGGCGGAGGCCGACGGCGGCCGGGTCAGGATCATCGGCGCAGATCCGAAAGGCTCTGTCTACTCCGGCGGAACCGGACGTCCCTACTTTGTTGAGGGCGTTGGCGAGGACATGTGGCCAGGCAACTACGACGCCTCCGTGCCGGACGACGTCATTGCTGTCACGGACGCCGATTCCTTCTCCATGACCCGACGGCTTGCCCGCGAGGAAGGCCTCTTGGTGGGCGGTTCCTCCGGTATGGCCGTTGTGGCAGCCCTGCAGGCGGCCAAGGACCTGGACGAGTCCGCAGTGATGGTGGTGGTCCTGCCGGACTCGGGCCGCGGCTACCTGGGGAAGATCTTCAACGATCAGTGGATGCGTTCCTATGGCTTCCTGTCAGGCGGCGAAGAGGCGTCCGTGGGTGAAGTCCTCAAATCCAAGACGGGTGAAATGCCGGACCTGGTCCACATCCACCCGAATGAAACCGTGCGCGATGTCATCAACATCATGAACGAGTTCGGGGTCTCCCACATCCCTGTACTCTCGCAGGAACCCCCGGTGGTGATGGGCGAGGTCCTGGGCGCAGTGGACGAGCGCAGCCTCACCACCAAACTGTTCCGCGGCGAAGCCACGCTGGCGGACAAGATCTCCGAACACATGGGCGAACGCCTGCCCGTGATCGGCTCCCTGGAGACCCTCTCCGACGCCCGGGAGCTGCTGTCCGACGTCGATACCCTGATGGTGACCTTCGCCGGAGCCCCCGTGGGAATCCTGACCCGACACGACCTCCTGGCCTACCTGAGCAACTGA
- a CDS encoding DNA-3-methyladenine glycosylase family protein — protein sequence MTVADAPPLVAAAADASIRWYPGAPFRLDQTMFPLMRGSSDPAFAAHPTGYWMAFTTAAGPATLRLAGAGHGADSFVDAQAWGPGAEEAAAGVPRLLGAEDDWSAFDEPAFHATLPRMVTEARRRNLAVRLPSTGRMVDALVPAILEQKVTSLEARRGYRYLMYRYGTPAPGKAPTGLLVAPAARQWLSVPSWEWHKAGVGPQRSATVMRALQSAVALERLAPLDSVEAGRKLQTISGIGIWTAAEVVQRTHGCPDSISVGDYHLAAYVGYALTGRKTDDAGMIELLKPWEGHRQRLVRMLYLSGFRKPTFGPRMTVQDHRGH from the coding sequence ATGACTGTTGCAGATGCCCCGCCCTTGGTTGCGGCCGCGGCAGACGCATCCATCCGGTGGTATCCGGGGGCACCTTTCCGGCTGGACCAGACCATGTTTCCGCTGATGCGTGGGAGCTCCGACCCTGCGTTTGCTGCCCACCCCACCGGCTACTGGATGGCTTTCACGACGGCTGCCGGCCCCGCCACACTGCGGCTGGCGGGTGCCGGCCACGGTGCCGATTCATTTGTGGACGCCCAAGCCTGGGGACCGGGAGCGGAAGAAGCCGCAGCAGGGGTACCCCGCTTGTTGGGCGCTGAGGACGATTGGTCCGCCTTTGACGAGCCCGCCTTCCACGCCACGCTCCCCCGGATGGTGACAGAAGCACGACGCCGGAACCTGGCTGTGCGCTTGCCGTCCACCGGACGGATGGTGGACGCCCTGGTGCCCGCCATTTTGGAGCAAAAGGTCACCTCGCTGGAGGCCCGCCGTGGCTACCGGTATTTGATGTACCGCTACGGAACACCGGCGCCCGGCAAAGCACCCACCGGGCTGCTGGTAGCACCCGCTGCCCGGCAGTGGTTGTCCGTCCCGTCCTGGGAATGGCACAAGGCCGGGGTGGGACCACAGCGTTCGGCAACGGTGATGCGGGCGCTGCAGTCCGCCGTCGCCCTTGAACGCCTGGCACCCCTGGACTCCGTGGAGGCCGGCAGGAAACTGCAGACCATCTCCGGCATCGGCATCTGGACCGCGGCGGAAGTGGTTCAGCGGACGCATGGATGCCCCGATTCAATCTCCGTGGGCGACTACCACCTGGCCGCTTACGTGGGGTACGCCCTCACAGGCAGGAAAACGGACGACGCCGGCATGATTGAACTCCTGAAACCCTGGGAAGGCCACCGGCAACGGCTGGTCCGCATGCTCTACCTCAGTGGCTTCCGCAAACCCACCTTCGGCCCCAGGATGACCGTGCAGGACCACCGAGGCCACTGA
- a CDS encoding AMP-binding protein codes for MLSYTAGDTDVPLLEETIGTHFERIAAQFPLRDALIEAAAVPGGDARRWSYAKLNDDVDRLARALLALGVAKGERVGIWSPNCAEWTILQYATAKIGAVLVNVNPAYRSHELDFVVKQNGMRLLVAAPSDKNSDYVGMARDAMDSCPDLRELVFLPGEPALGLTAGDPVAGHELTYAELLRRADAVGPAELRERMAGLDPHDPINLQYTSGTTGFPKGATLTHHNILNNGHSIGRLLNYTEKDRVVIPVPFYHCFGMVIGNLNALSFGAATIIPSRGFSPAAALEAVQDFGGTSLYGVPTMFIAELALPDFASYDLSTLRTGVMAGSLCPMEVMRRVIEEMHMVDVAICYGMTETSPVSTMTRPGDTLEQRTSTVGRTMPHLESRVVDPGTGQEVERGVIGELCTRGYAVMQGYWGQPDKTAEAVDAEGWMHTGDLARMDVDGYVVIEGRIKDMVIRGGENIYPREIEEFLYLHPSILDVQVVGVPDGKYGEELMACIILKPGAGPLTAADLAEYCRGKLAHYKIPRYVDVRESFPMTVSGKVRKVDMRQEAVSRLHLQGQRGVT; via the coding sequence ATGTTGTCCTACACTGCCGGAGACACTGATGTCCCGCTGCTCGAAGAGACCATCGGCACCCATTTCGAACGCATTGCCGCGCAGTTTCCGCTGCGGGATGCGCTGATCGAAGCGGCCGCGGTTCCGGGCGGGGATGCCCGCCGCTGGAGTTACGCGAAGCTGAACGACGACGTCGACCGCCTGGCCCGCGCGCTGCTGGCCCTCGGTGTGGCCAAAGGAGAGCGCGTTGGCATCTGGAGTCCCAACTGCGCCGAGTGGACCATCCTCCAATACGCCACGGCCAAGATCGGAGCGGTGCTGGTCAACGTCAACCCGGCCTACCGGAGCCACGAGCTCGACTTCGTGGTGAAGCAAAACGGAATGCGCCTGCTGGTGGCGGCTCCGTCGGACAAAAACAGTGACTACGTGGGCATGGCCAGGGATGCCATGGATTCCTGCCCGGACCTCCGGGAGTTGGTGTTCCTGCCCGGCGAACCGGCGCTTGGCCTCACCGCGGGAGATCCTGTGGCCGGGCATGAACTGACCTACGCCGAGCTCCTCCGGCGCGCAGATGCCGTGGGACCGGCAGAGCTGCGTGAACGCATGGCCGGCTTGGATCCCCATGATCCGATCAACCTCCAGTACACCTCCGGCACCACGGGGTTCCCCAAGGGAGCCACGTTGACGCACCACAACATCCTCAACAACGGACACTCAATTGGCCGCTTGCTGAACTACACGGAAAAGGACCGTGTGGTGATTCCCGTGCCGTTCTATCACTGCTTCGGAATGGTGATCGGGAACCTTAATGCCCTGAGTTTCGGGGCGGCCACCATCATCCCCAGCCGCGGATTCAGCCCGGCGGCAGCGTTGGAAGCAGTGCAGGATTTCGGCGGGACCTCGCTTTACGGAGTTCCCACCATGTTCATCGCGGAACTCGCTTTGCCCGATTTTGCTTCCTACGACCTCTCCACGCTGAGGACCGGCGTGATGGCGGGATCCCTGTGTCCCATGGAGGTCATGCGGCGGGTGATCGAGGAAATGCACATGGTGGACGTGGCCATCTGCTACGGCATGACGGAAACTTCGCCCGTGTCCACCATGACGCGCCCGGGGGACACGTTGGAACAGCGCACCAGCACGGTGGGCCGGACCATGCCGCACTTGGAGAGCAGGGTGGTTGATCCCGGAACCGGCCAGGAGGTGGAACGCGGGGTGATCGGTGAATTGTGTACCCGGGGATACGCGGTGATGCAGGGATACTGGGGTCAGCCGGACAAGACCGCCGAGGCAGTTGATGCCGAGGGGTGGATGCACACCGGGGATCTGGCCCGCATGGACGTTGACGGGTACGTGGTGATCGAGGGCCGGATCAAGGACATGGTGATCCGCGGAGGCGAGAACATCTATCCCCGGGAGATCGAGGAATTCCTGTACCTGCACCCGTCCATCCTGGACGTACAGGTCGTTGGCGTCCCGGACGGGAAATACGGGGAAGAACTCATGGCCTGCATCATCCTCAAACCAGGCGCCGGCCCCTTGACCGCAGCCGACCTCGCCGAATATTGCAGGGGAAAGCTGGCACACTACAAGATCCCGCGCTACGTGGATGTGCGGGAGAGCTTCCCCATGACGGTCTCCGGGAAGGTTCGGAAAGTGGACATGCGCCAGGAAGCAGTATCCCGGCTCCACCTCCAAGGGCAACGCGGGGTCACTTAA
- a CDS encoding putative quinol monooxygenase, translated as MSEPIDLQATFIPNDGEFFRVKLALDIAIDEVVNEPGCIRYELTEATEEKLVLTERWESEELLAKHSKGTAVQDLNESLSALLAEPVKLERL; from the coding sequence ATGAGTGAACCCATTGATCTTCAGGCCACGTTCATCCCCAACGACGGCGAGTTCTTCCGCGTCAAGCTCGCCTTGGACATTGCGATAGATGAGGTAGTCAACGAGCCCGGCTGCATCCGTTACGAATTGACGGAGGCCACCGAGGAAAAGTTGGTCCTGACCGAGCGTTGGGAATCCGAGGAACTCCTCGCCAAGCACTCCAAGGGCACCGCCGTCCAGGACCTCAACGAGTCCCTCAGCGCGCTGCTCGCAGAGCCGGTGAAGCTGGAGCGTCTCTAG
- the trxA gene encoding thioredoxin yields MATVDITGEQFASTIEDNDIVLVDFWAAWCGPCRQFAPTYGAASDKHTDVVFAKVDTEAEQQLAAEAGISSIPTLMAFREKVLVFSQPGALNGQQLEQVIEAVKGLDMEEVHAHVAKSRAEAQEN; encoded by the coding sequence ATGGCTACAGTCGACATCACTGGAGAACAGTTCGCATCGACCATCGAGGACAACGACATTGTCCTGGTGGATTTCTGGGCAGCGTGGTGCGGTCCGTGCCGCCAGTTCGCCCCCACATACGGAGCCGCGTCGGACAAACACACCGACGTCGTGTTCGCCAAGGTTGACACCGAGGCTGAGCAGCAATTGGCCGCCGAAGCAGGAATCAGTTCCATCCCCACCCTGATGGCATTCCGCGAAAAGGTCCTGGTCTTTTCGCAGCCGGGAGCCCTGAACGGCCAGCAGCTGGAGCAGGTCATCGAAGCAGTCAAGGGCCTGGACATGGAGGAAGTCCACGCGCACGTGGCCAAATCCCGCGCCGAGGCCCAGGAAAACTAA